Proteins from one Toxotes jaculatrix isolate fToxJac2 chromosome 13, fToxJac2.pri, whole genome shotgun sequence genomic window:
- the cfap300 gene encoding cilia- and flagella-associated protein 300 — protein sequence MAGEKSAFEQPFSFSPLPSKKFSFLKDKDTSTLLMKWSMLGRISAQSYSFDQNFYPYNSEKFALCFFRDPDVVSSLKKMEAGVWVPLDKPVVAVDVEVVPCTKVSMELFDPIYSCGILRPSGHVVKCFHDVYPDYDELRQMLQEEDSEHYYMVGREERGEFLFRLFKHLCLGGELCQYEDTIDPYISTTKQVYKDLISVQKNPDTKKISVVSTVLNVSAHDESGRCYPGRREEEQTFAYLIVDPFKRHVTLFHHFYGVGNFTL from the exons ATGGCAGGAGAGAAATCAGCTTTTGAGCAACCTTTTTCTTTTAGTCCTCTTCCCTCCAAGAAGTTCTCTTTCCTAAAGGACAAAGACACGTCCACACTGTTAATGAAATG GTCCATGCTGGGGAGGATTTCAGCTCAGTCTTACAGCTTTGACCAGAACTTTTACCCTTATAACAGTGAAAAGTTTGCACTG TGTTTCTTCAGAGACCCTGATGTGGTATCCAGTCTGAAAAAGATGGAGGCCGGAGTCTGGGTGCCTCTTG aCAAGCCAGTGGTGGCTGTCGATGTGGAGGTGGTGCCGTGCACTAAAGTCTCCATGGAGCTGTTTGATCCAATCTATTCTTGCGGCATCCTGAGGCCCTCTGGACATGTAGTTAAATGCTTTCATGATGTGTACCCCGACTATGATGAACTCAGACAG ATGCTGCAGGAAGAGGACTCTGAGCACTATTACATGGTTGGGAGAGAGGAGCGAGGAGAGTTTCTGTTTCGCCTTTTCAAGCACCTGTGTCTTGGAGGGGAGCTCTGTCAGTATGAAGACACCATTGATCCATACATCAGCACCACAAAGCAAGTGTACAAGGATTTGATCAG TGTTCAGAAGAATCCTGACACAAAGAAGATCAGTGTTGTCTCCACAGTGCTTAATGTCAGTGCTCAT GATGAGTCAGGACGATGTTACCCCGGGAGACGAGAGGAGGAGCAGACGTTTGCCTATTTGATTGTCGACCCCTTCAAACGACACGTTACTTTGTTCCACCACTTCTACGGTGTTGGAAACTTCACATTGTGA